In one window of Brassica rapa cultivar Chiifu-401-42 chromosome A07, CAAS_Brap_v3.01, whole genome shotgun sequence DNA:
- the LOC117126533 gene encoding uncharacterized protein LOC117126533, with protein sequence MPPRTRNPKALKASRGAATPSHSANVPSSYPWPNKAEGQPININDPLLLDYNCEGWDKESAARYNRLLAAEILPTRFAHAETLAALGLESDVFETLDVMGLAPLCYQAQVLYPDLVRQLLATAQITYQNPTAPTYENCYFSFMADGKFCSISLHDLNELLEIADTPREVSVDKKFAPANAFWDLIATGKFTSRKAYQSQIRNPTLRIIAKIVSNILFAKEHTSKVTNGELQVLYTGLEDEIRRDRVIPIQTVKTNPGFLLITMLSERKDSMVRTEDKKDRCGSVLTPLFKRFNIDLGSYTVVPELEYIDTAYLITCHILRDESTYKFTDKDGITLYCKLPLPGLTDFTTLDNILFLPHAEHLCVDPRAPIPDENAAGDDVEDITPPADGAYDLEDLTDVTDDHAYRRWMVDSQKKNNSLMKRILRALTGGCIRSQVERTTQGTRRPGKEPAGTSAREERLPRNRRTAGHSSSGDSD encoded by the coding sequence ATGCCTCCAAGAACAAGGAACCCTAAAGCACTCAAGGCCTCTCGCGGAGCAGCCACGCCTTCTCACTCCGCGAACGTCCCATCCTCCTACCCATGGCCAAACAAGGCTGAGGGTCAACCGATCAACATCAATGACCCACTACTCCTTGACTACAATTGTGAGGGATGGGACAAGGAGTCCGCAGCAAGATACAACAGGCTTCTCGCAGCAGAGATCCTGCCCACACGATTTGCTCACGCGGAGACCTTAGCTGCTCTTGGTCTCGAGTCTGATGTGTTCGAGACGCTCGACGTCATGGGCCTCGCTCCTCTCTGCTACCAAGCCCAAGTTCTCTATCCAGATTTGGTTCGGCAATTGCTCGCAACAGCTCAGATTACTTACCAGAACCCAACTGCGCCAACATACGAGaactgctacttctccttcatggCTGACGGCAAGTTCTGCTCCATCTCTCTCCACGATCTAAACGAACTACTCGAGATCGCAGACACGCCAAGAGAGGTCTCAGTTGACAAAAAGTTCGCGCCAGCAAACGCCTTTTGGGATCTCATTGCGACAGGGAAGTTTACTTCTCGCAAGGCTTATCAGTCACAAATCCGAAACCCCACTCTGCGTATCATTGCCAAGATCGTCTCGAACATCCTATTCGCAAAGGAACACACCTCCAAGGTCACAAACGGAGAGCTGCAGGTTCTATACACCGGCCTCGAGGATGAAATCCGTAGAGACAGAGTCATACCGATACAGACTGTGAAAACAAACCCTGGATTCCTTCTCATCACGATGCTCTCCGAGCGCAAGGATTCCATGGTCCGAACGGAAGACAAGAAGGATCGCTGCGGCAGTGTTCTAACACCCTTGTTCAAACGCTTCAACATCGACCTGGGTTCCTACACGGTTGTTCCTGAGCTTGAGTACATTGACACCGCCTATTTGATCACGTGCCACATCCTGCGCGACGAAAGCACATACAAGTTCACAGACAAGGACGGGATCACTCTTTACTGCAAGCTCCCTCTTCCAGGGTTAACAGATTTTACAACCTTGGATAACATACTGTTCTTGCCACACGCAGAACACTTGTGCGTCGACCCCCGAGCGCCAATTCCAGATGAGAATGCGGCAGGGGATGATGTGGAGGACATCACTCCACCTGCTGATGGTGCTTACGACCTAGAGGACCTCACGGATGTTACAGATGACCACGCCTACAGACGTTGGATGGTGGACTCCCAGAAGAAGAACAACAGCCTCATGAAGAGGATCCTCAGAGCACTCACTGGAGGCTGCATCAGAAGCCAGGTTGAGCGGACAACGCAAGGAACAAGGCGCCCAGGCAAAGAACCAGCGGGCACTTCAGCTAGAGAAGAGAGACTTCCGAGGAACCGGAGAACAGCCGGCCACTCCAGCAGCGGCGATTCAGACTGA
- the LOC117126807 gene encoding uncharacterized protein LOC117126807, protein MLEDLTVRLPLMSAIQMMPSMSSFVKGLISGKITDDSEFMVVSKECSAVLQNKRIKKLGDPGKFVLSIQIGRTVFSCSLVDLGSSINLMPYSVAKRLGFTDFKPTRMSLVFADRSVKSPVGIIEDIQVLVGNTLVPADFVVLELEEESKDPLILGRPFLCTVGAIIDVRQGKIDLHLGDIVMRFEMNQMLKKPMLDGQTFTVQEEGDPLEPSDQMIEEILIDDPLELALTRAEAEQNVQNIDADGYAKMLDSARTMERLVAYLSLGEKLASDSSSSPVPPSRNNDPWSESKAPKVELKTLPKGLRYAFLGQNSTYPVIVNADPEQC, encoded by the coding sequence ATGCTGGAAGACTTAACAGTCAGACTCCCTCTCATGAGTGCAATCCAGATGATGCCATCCATGAGTAGCTTTGTGAAAGGACTAATTTCTGGAAAGATAACCGATGACAGTGAGTTCATGGTAGTCTCTAAAGAGTGCAGCGCTGTTCTCCAGAACAAAAGGATCAAGAAGCTAGGTGATCCTGGAAAATTTGTCCTATCCATCCAAATAGGGAGAACAGTCTTCTCGTGTTCGCTAGTCGATCTGGGATCAAGCATCAACCTCATGCCGTACTCTGTGGCTAAGCGCCTAGGATTCACAGATTTCAAACCTACCAGGATGTCCCTAGTGTTTGCTGATCGATCAGTGAAATCTCCAGTCGGAATTATCGAGGATATCCAGGTTCTGGTTGGGAACACACTTGTCCCTGCCGATTTCGTTGTTCTGGAACTTGAGGAAGAATCAAAGGATCCTCTGATCCTAGGCAGACCATTCCTATGCACTGTCGGAGCTATCATAGATGTGCGACAAGGAAAAATCGATCTCCACCTAGGAGACATTGTGATGAGGTTCGAGATGAATCAGATGCTCAAGAAACCTATGCTAGATGGACAAACCTTCACTGTCCAAGAGGAGGGTGATCCGCTGGAACCGAGTGATCAGATGATTGAGGAGATCCTAATAGATGATCCGCTGGAACTAGCTCTGACTAGAGCTGAAGCAGAACAGAATGTCCAGAACATCGACGCTGATGGGTACGCCAAGATGTTGGATTCCGCCAGAACCATGGAAAGATTAGTGGCATATCTTAGTCTGGGGGAGAAACTTGCCTCAGACTCATCGAGCTCGCCTGTTCCACCAAGTAGGAACAATGACCCGTGGAGTGAATCCAAAGCTCCAAAAGTCGAGCTCAAAACACTCCCTAAGGGGCTCAGGTACGCATTTCTTGGACAAAATTCTACATACCCAGTAATCGTAAATGCTGATCCTGAACAATGCTGA